The following coding sequences are from one Carassius gibelio isolate Cgi1373 ecotype wild population from Czech Republic chromosome B7, carGib1.2-hapl.c, whole genome shotgun sequence window:
- the LOC127961191 gene encoding uncharacterized protein LOC127961191, translating to MDGIEEQTRKLQTEINEMRVLLHQGDVESMSRQELKEDIERKEKHLAELLKMEAATELSLPRRSERPSVLTEKMLAYQKDEMMKKDRKLMSLYEQWKGLIRTSRESLKTDLSEHELCVMADDIEKGLNDMMKVYSEIRERTMPSSETRRKMDSCEAVTKDIMKILNERITAIDGDFDVSRERQRLHQLLSHQYAHSIYGTASQSSVSKQSDTSSIAVKRIDAAAELAVKEAEYKIVQEEIKQRKKMKDIESELERLKAEKEMQAARAKLEIYDREMNMDVDSQQIQPNNIPFSVDHQSVHEAPAPSSGLPPLMPQNNVSIHMSSHTVNNPNPQIVTQTPLTDISQLAQAIQNSIAINRIPVPMLTVFSGDPINYIEWKASFSSLVDCKDISPADKLHLLKRYVTGPAKNCLEGTFFRSDEEAYKDAWQKLDQRYGPPFIVQRAFRDKLSKWPKISSKDAEGLRTFSDFLNACLQATPYVKGLEILSDCEENQKLLQKVPDWLAARWNRHVTVTLMDGKDFPSFKDFAQFVAVEAEIACNPITSSYALHSCNASNEKRSTKDSKPNRSTQVFTTQATVQNNKARTSYTKVKVPCMFCKDETHQLSKCSNFLDHPLEEKRTYVKDNKLCYGCLKVGHNVKDCRHRHTCDICEGRHPTCLHNDNYKAYERSQSYGNTTPSTPNETAAVTALNISKVGQSSSTSMIVPVWVSTVQSPSKEQLVYALLDTQSDSTFVCEELSKQLRADTHPVKLKLTTMLGVHSIVKSHRVTGMRVRGYDSDICIDLPPSYTKDFIPVNYDNIPTSDTAKQWPHLTEIADKIPPLLSCDVGLLIGFNCPRTLAPRQVLLGEGEEPYAIRTDLGWSIVGGSAPELNETQLSLCHRITIKELPIVTPMDVINVLESDFKDTTASDNTVSQEDLIFLDKLKGGIRKNEQGHYEMPLPFRQRPHLPNNRKLAEIRLEHLKRKFNKDESYKRDYIAYMKDMTERNDVEEVHNEGKQGERWYIPHHGIYHPKKPNKLRVVFDCSAKHNGTSLNDYLLQGPDLINNLTGILLRFRQHPVALMCDIEKMFHQFHVQSCDRDYLSFLWWKNGNTETQPQVYRMKVHLFGATSSPGCANYGLRYLAKEHCHTHPAGSEFMERDFYVDDGVTSTDTVEKAIQLAQEATEICKQGGLRLHKFISNSPAVLQSIPPSERAIEIKIKDLTFKDMPQERALGIKWNVERDCFRFDNTLKDQPATRRGILSTVASIYDPLGFLAPFVLHGKRILQEMCHQGINWDDSLPEALRPRWESWQRDFANLDKVNITRCYFPASFGELKEIELHHFSDASTSGYGQCTYLRAKNVKEEIHCSLVIAKARVSPTKLTTIPRLELTAAVVSVSVSNMLRDELCYAQIKEYFWTDSRVVLGYVNNEVRRFHTFVANRVQKIRQSTNPQQWFYVPSEENPADSASRGKSVTELLSSNWFTGPSFLWERDLPTPQSLELELSLGDPEVRKTQAMLTNVTETFSLAERLSKFSSWSKAVKAVARLIRRAKKVKSDAPATVSEQESAVHVIIQDVQKHTYGKEIKLLNKGNQLPHHNKLFHLDIFRDTDGLIKVGGRLSSSKDSFKHPIVIPKEHHVTKLIIAHCHDKVKHQGKGFTTNEIRSSGYWIPGMSRTVASFIRQCIICRRLRKAPEGQRMSDLPAERLEPSPPFTYCGMDCFGPFVTTEGRKQHKRYGLLFTCFCSRAIHIELLEDLSTDTFINALRCFISIRGEIRQIQCDQGTNFVGAKNEFKTALSELDTQRLSTYLSQKQCDFVMNAPHSSHAGGAWERQIRTVRSVLNTTLSLAHGRLNDASLRTLFYEAMAIVNSRPLTVDNLNSPDSLEPLTPNHLLHMKSSTTLPPPGVFSKEDLYGAKRWPSCAVFD from the coding sequence ATGGACGGTATCGAAGAGCAAACACGTAAGCTACAaactgaaatcaatgaaatgAGAGTTTTATTACATCAAGGAGATGTAGAGAGCATGTCAAGACAGGAATTGAAGGAAGATATTGAAcgtaaagaaaaacatttagcCGAACTTCTTAAAATGGAGGCTGCGACCGAGTTATCGTTACCCAGGCGTTCAGAGCGGCCTAGTGTGCTAACGGAGAAAATGCTAGCCTACCAAAAAGACGAAATGATGAAAAAGGACAGAAAGTTGATGAGTCTCTACGAACAATGGAAAGGGCTAATCAGAACATCCAGAGAAAGCTTAAAAACTGACTTATCAGAGCACGAGTTGTGTGTAATGGCCGATGATATTGAAAAGGGTTTGAATGACATGATGAAGGTGTACAGTGAAATAAGGGAGCGTACTATGCCATCCTCTGAAACAAGACGCAAAATGGACTCTTGTGAAGCAGTAACTAAGGACATTATGAAAATACTTAATGAACGTATAACAGCAATAGACGGTGATTTCGATGTAAGTAGAGAAAGGCAGCGCCTTCATCAGCTACTGTCACATCAGTATGCCCACTCCATCTACGGCACCGCTTCTCAGTCTAGCGTCAGTAAGCAGTCTGACACTTCAAGCATCGCAGTCAAAAGGATTGATGCAGCGGCGGAGTTAGCTGTAAAGGAAGCAGAATATAAGATTGTGCAGGAGGAAattaaacaaaggaaaaaaatgaaagataTAGAATCCGAACTTGAGCGTTTAAAGGCAGAAAAGGAAATGCAAGCTGCTCGCGCAAAACTTGAGATCTACGACAGAGAAATGAACATGGACGTGGACAGTCAGCAAATACAACCAAACAATATTCCTTTCTCTGTTGACCACCAATCTGTTCATGAAGCGCCAGCTCCCTCTAGTGGCTTACCTCCGTTAATGCCACAAAACAATGTGTCTATCCATATGTCAAGTCACACGGTGAACAACCCAAACCCTCAAATTGTAACTCAAACGCCTCTCACAGACATTTCTCAGTTGGCCCAAGCAATTCAAAACAGTATAGCTATAAACAGAATCCCAGTGCCAATGCTTACAGTGTTCAGCGGAGATCCAATTAACTACATTGAATGGAAGGCTTCATTCTCTTCACTTGTCGACTGCAAAGACATCTCACCTGCTGATAAGCTGCACTTGCTTAAAAGGTATGTCACAGGCCCAGCTAAAAATTGTCTTGAGGGCACATTCTTTCGCAGCGATGAAGAGGCATACAAGGACGCATGGCAAAAACTTGACCAACGTTATGGACCGCCCTTTATCGTCCAGAGAGCTTTCAGAGACAAACTGTCAAAATGGCCTAAAATAAGCTCGAAAGACGCTGAAGGATTAAGAACATTTTCagactttttaaatgcatgtctCCAAGCCACACCATACGTAAAAGGCCTAGAAATACTAAGTGACTGTGAGGAAAATCAAAAGTTACTACAGAAAGTTCCTGACTGGCTGGCAGCCCGCTGGAATCGACATGTCACAGTTACACTTATGGACGGCAAGGATTTTCCCTCTTTTAAAGACTTTGCACAATTTGTGGCAGTCGAAGCGGAGATCGCATGCAACCCGATCACTTCGTCATATGCTCTACACTCATGCAACGCATCTAACGAGAAAAGGTCCACAAAAGACTCAAAACCAAACAGATCCACACAAGTCTTCACAACGCAAGCCACGGTACAAAACAACAAGGCAAGGACAAGTTATACAAAGGTAAAGGTACCCTGCATGTTTTGCAAAGATGAAACCCATCAGCTGTCAAAATGCTCTAACTTTTTAGATCATCCCTTAGAAGAGAAACGCACATATGTTAAGGACAATAAACTGTGCTATGGATGCTTAAAGGTGGGTCATAATGTCAAAGATTGTCGCCATCGTCACACTTGTGACATTTGCGAAGGAAGGCATCCCACTTGTCTGCACAATGACAATTACAAGGCATATGAAAGGTCTCAAAGCTATGGAAACACCACTCCAAGCACTCCAAATGAGACTGCGGCAGTCACAGCTCTCAACATATCTAAGGTGGGTCAGTCAAGTAGCACATCCATGATTGTTCCTGTGTGGGTGTCTACGGTTCAGAGCCCGTCCAAAGAGCAATTAGTTTACGCACTACTAGACACACAGAGTGACAGCACATTTGTCTGTGAAGAATTAAGCAAACAGCTACGAGCGGACACGCACCCCGTAAAGTTAAAGCTAACTACCATGCTGGGTGTTCACTCTATTGTTAAGAGTCACAGAGTAACTGGAATGCGTGTGAGGGGTTATGACTCAGACATTTGCATCGACCTACCCCCCTCATATACCAAAGATTTTATCCCAGTTAACTATGACAACATACCCACTAGTGACACAGCAAAGCAATGGCCCCACCTGACAGAAATTGCTGATAAGATACCACCTCTTCTGAGTTGTGATGTTGGACTCCTTATAGGATTTAACTGTCCCAGAACTTTAGCTCCAAGACAAGTTCTACTAGGAGAAGGTGAGGAGCCATATGCTATCCGCACGGACCTAGGGTGGAGTATCGTTGGAGGCTCCGCACCAGAGCTCAATGAAACTCAGTTAAGTTTGTGTCATCGAATCACAATAAAGGAATTACCCATTGTAACTCCCATGGACGTGATTAATGTGCTAGAGTCAGATTTTAAGGACACAACGGCAAGTGACAACACAGTCTCACAAGAGGATCTCATCTTTTTGGACAAACTCAAGGGAGGAATAAGGAAAAACGAACAAGGACACTATGAGATGCCTCTTCCTTTCAGACAAAGGCCACACTTGCCCAACAACCGAAAGCTTGCTGAAATCCGACTCGAACACTTAAAGCGAAAGTTCAACAAAGATGAAAGTTATAAAAGAGACTATATAGCTTACATGAAAGACATGACCGAAAGGAATGATGTCGAAGAAGTACACAATGAAGGAAAACAAGGTGAGCGATGGTACATTCCCCATCACGGGATTTATCACCCCAAAAAGCCCAATAAACTACGTGTTGTGTTCGATTGTTCAGCCAAACACAATGGTACAAGTCTAAATGATTATCTTCTCCAAGGGCCAGACCTGATTAACAATCTAACCGGCATCCTCCTTCGGTTCAGACAACATCCTGTTGCTTTAATGTGCGATATAGAGAAGATGTTTCACCAGTTTCACGTTCAGAGTTGCGACAGAGATTACCTGAGTTTTCTGTGGTGGAAAAACGGCAACACAGAGACTCAGCCACAGGTATACAGGATGAAGGTACATCTTTTCGGTGCGACATCATCTCCAGGGTGCGCAAATTATGGTTTAAGGTATTTGGCTAAAGAACACTGTCACACACACCCTGCAGGATCTGAGTTCATGGAAAGGGACTTTTATGTGGACGATGGAGTCACAAGCACAGATACAGTTGAAAAGGCAATACAGCTCGCACAAGAGGCCACAGAGATATGCAAGCAAGGAGGGCTCCGTCTACACAAATTTATCTCAAACAGCCCTGCTGTTCTACAAAGCATCCCACCATCTGAACGTGCAATAGAGATAAAAATAAAGGACTTGACATTCAAAGACATGCCACAAGAAAGGGCCTTAGGCATCAAATGGAACGTTGAAAGAGACTGTTTCAGATTTGATAACACTTTAAAGGACCAACCAGCAACACGTCGAGGTATTTTATCTACTGTTGCATCCATCTACGACCCCCTTGGCTTCCTGGCGCCATTCGTGCTTCATGGAAAAAGGATCTTGCAGGAAATGTGTCATCAAGGTATCAACTGGGACGACTCTCTGCCAGAAGCACTGAGGCCAAGGTGGGAGAGCTGGCAACGTGACTTTGCCAACTTAGACAAGGTAAACATAACTCGCTGTTACTTTCCTGCTAGTTTCGGAGAACTTAAAGAAATAGAGTTGCACCACTTTTCTGATGCGAGTACGAGTGGTTATGGACAATGCACCTATTTAAGAGCCAAAAACGTTAAAGAGGAGATCCACTGTTCATTAGTAATAGCCAAAGCCCGTGTTTCTCCTACCAAGCTAACTACAATCCCCAGACTCGAGCTAACTGCAGCTGTAGTTTCAGTCTCAGTTAGTAACATGTTGAGAGATGAACTCTGCTATGCTCAAATCAAAGAGTATTTCTGGACTGATTCAAGAGTAGTTTTGGGATATGTAAACAATGAGGTACGGCGTTTCCACACTTTTGTAGCGAATAGGGTCCAAAAGATTCGCCAAAGTACAAACCCTCAGCAATGGTTTTACGTGCCATCTGAAGAGAATCCAGCCGATAGTGCATCTAGGGGTAAATCCGTCACTGAGCTTCTCTCGTCTAACTGGTTCACAGGCCCCTCCTTTCTCTGGGAGAGAGACCTGCCCACACCACAAAGTTTAGAGCTAGAATTGTCTCTTGGTGATCCAGAAGTCAGAAAAACACAGGCAATGTTAACCAATGTTACAGAGACATTCAGCCTTGCAGAACGTTTGTCCAAGTTCTCGTCATGGTCCAAAGCAGTCAAAGCTGTAGCACGTCTCATAAGAAGGGCCAAGAAAGTTAAATCAGATGCGCCGGCTACAGTGAGTGAACAAGAAAGTGCAGTACATGTCATCATTCAGGATGTACAAAAACACACGTATGGAAAGGAGATAAAGCTATTAAACAAAGGCAATCAGCTCCCACACCACAACAAACTGTTCCACTTAGACATTTTCAGGGACACGGATGGTCTCATCAAGGTCGGAGGGAGACTTTCATCTAGCAAAGACTCTTTCAAACACCCTATCGTGATTCCAAAAGAACATCACGTGACTAAACTCATAATAGCTCACTGTCACGACAAAGTAAAACACCAAGGAAAAGGCTTCACCACAAACGAAATCAGATCCAGCGGCTACTGGATCCCCGGGATGAGCAGAACCGTTGCTTCTTTCATCCGCCAGTGTATCATTTGTCGTAGACTTCGCAAGGCTCCGGAGGGTCAGAGAATGAGCGACCTGCCAGCAGAACGCTTGGAGCCCTCTCCACCCTTCACATATTGCGGTATGGACTGTTTCGGCCCTTTTGTAACTACAGAAGGCCGAAAACAACATAAAAGGTATGGACTTTTGTTCACTTGTTTTTGCTCTCGCGCCATTCACATCGAGCTGTTAGAAGACCTATCCACTGACACATTCATTAATGCACTAAGGTGTTTCATTTCTATCAGAGGTGAAATTCGACAAATCCAGTGTGATCAGGGAACAAACTTTGTTGGCGCAAAGAATGAGTTTAAAACTGCCCTAAGTGAACTGGACACTCAAAGACTGAGTACTTATCTGTCCCAAAAGCAGTGCGACTTTGTGATGAACGCACCTCACTCCAGTCACGCAGGTGGAGCGTGGGAACGCCAGATAAGGACTGTCAGAAGTGTTTTGAATACTACTCTGTCACTTGCACATGGTAGATTAAATGATGCTTCACTAAGGACtttattttatgaagctatggcCATAGTAAACAGTCGCCCACTGACTGTAGACAATCTTAACAGCCCTGACAGCTTGGAGCCGCTTACCCCTAACCATCTGCTCCACATGAAATCCAGCACAACACTGCCCCCACCTGGTGTCTTCTCAAAAGAGGACCTCTATGGAGCAAAGAGATGGCCGTCGTGTGCAGTTTTTGACTGA